In Acidisarcina polymorpha, the DNA window TAGCTAAGGCCGACTTCACTAACGTCTCGACCTGCATACGTTCGCGGCGTCTGACCAGAAACCGCTCCTCGACCATCGCCCTCTGTAACTCCAGACCAACACGCTTTGCCTCGAGCAATCTTCGCTGTTCCGTCGAGCGTAGCCAGCAAGCTTCCTCGATCAATCGGCCAAGCTGAGAGGAGCACCCAGCAGAGATCTCTTCCTGCCTCCCATCAGCCTCTTCCAGATTCTTGAACGAACGTTCCCGGCTCTCACGACCATCAAGCTTCGCTTGGATCGATGCCTGTTCTAGCAACCTCAAAGAGGTTGCGGCCTCATCGAGCTCCAGACGGCATTGTTCTTCCTCTAAAGCGCGGACGCGCAAGACTCGCTTAAGCGCCTTGATCACGATCAACCTCGCCCTTGCATGCACATATGCGCATGGTTCTTCAAATTCGGCTTGCCAGTTCCGCCAGTTGCTGCAGGGAGCGCGCCGCGCTTGCATCTTCGCTAACATCCTGCTCGAGAAAACGACGAACTTCCAGTCGGACCCGGAGGGCCCGGTCGAGTTCAGCATCCGCCCCCGGCTTGTACGCGCCAATTCTGACCAGATCTTCAGAACGCGCATAGACAGCCAACATCTTTCGCACCAGCGCGGCTTGTCGCCGATGTTCACCCGATGCAACTGCGGGCATCAAACGGCTAATCGAATCCAGGATCTGAATTGGCGGATACCATCCCTCCGAAGCCATCGCTCGAGAAAGGACAACGTGCCCATCCAGCAGCGCACGCACTGCATCGACCAGCGGATCCTGTTGATCGTCTCCTTCCATCAAGACCGTGTAAAACGCGGTAATGCTGCCTTGCTGAAATTGTCCAGCACGCTCGATCAGCCTTGCTAGCCGGCTGAAGACCGAAGGCGTATACCCTTTTCCGGTTGGTGGTTCGCCAGCTGCTAGTCCTACTTCTCGGGCCGCCATGGCAAAGCGGGTGATCGAGTCGAGGACCAGCAGAACGCTGCGGCCATGGCGCGCGAAGTATTCTGCAATGCAGGTTGCGCCGAGGGCCGCTCTCATCCTGAGGAGTGGAGACTGATCTGAGGTCGAGACGATCACCACGGAGCGGCGCCTTCCTTTCTCGCCTAAAGAGTTATCGAGAAATTCTCGGACTTCGCGACCGCGCTCCCCCACTAGGCCGACGACGATAACGTCTGCTTCGCTGTTTCGGGTC includes these proteins:
- a CDS encoding FliI/YscN family ATPase — protein: MVEAEAQTIESVGPLASVGESCEIVDGSGLRHLAEVIGFHGDRVLSMPLHTCDGIRFGDPVTALGTTPEIEVGEALVGRVLDGLGRPIDGGRRPSLHTFMPLDGVVPKPLERFPIRTPLVTGIRAIDGLLAVGRGQRIGIFGGSGVGKSTLIGMMTRNSEADVIVVGLVGERGREVREFLDNSLGEKGRRRSVVIVSTSDQSPLLRMRAALGATCIAEYFARHGRSVLLVLDSITRFAMAAREVGLAAGEPPTGKGYTPSVFSRLARLIERAGQFQQGSITAFYTVLMEGDDQQDPLVDAVRALLDGHVVLSRAMASEGWYPPIQILDSISRLMPAVASGEHRRQAALVRKMLAVYARSEDLVRIGAYKPGADAELDRALRVRLEVRRFLEQDVSEDASAARSLQQLAELASRI